The genomic segment CGGCGGCGGCGAACCGAGGCGCCTGCACGCGCGACATCGTCGCGCCGGCGGAGAACAACGCAATGTCCAGGCCCGAGGGATCGGCCGTCTCGGCGTCCTCGACCTCGATCTCCTGACCACGAAACGGCAGCTTCTTACCCGCCGACCGCGAGGAGGCGAAGAACCGCACACTGGTGACCGGGAAGTCCCGCTCCTCCAGCAGCGTCCGCATCACCTGGCCGACCTGACCGGTGGCCCCTACTACGCCGATCGCAACCACGGCTATCGCCCCGTTCCGGCGTACACGACGGCTTCTTCCTCGCCGCCGAGGCCGAACGCCTCGTGCAGTGTGGCGACCGCCTTGTCCAACTCAGTGTCCTTGACCAGCACCGAGATTCGGATCTCCGAGGTGGAGATCAGCTCGATGTTGATGCCGGCCTCGGCCAGCGCCTCACAAAACGTCGCGGTCACGCCCGGGTGGCTGCGCATGCCGGCGCCCACCAACGACACCTTGCCGATGTGGTCGTCGTAAAGCACCTTGGTGAAACCGATCTCACCCTGCAGCGCCGCGAGCTTCTCGACCGCGGTCGGGCCGATGTCACGCGGGCAGGTGAAGGTGATGTCGGTCTTGCCGTCCTCGATCTTGGAGATGTTCTGCAGCACCATGTCGATGTTGATGTCGTTGTCGGCGACTGCACGGAACACCTTGGCGGCGTAGCCCGGTACGTCGGGCAGCCCGACCACGGTGACCTTGGCCTCGCTGCGGTCGTGGGCAACTCCGGTCAGGATGGCGTCTTCCATAGGGATGTCCTCGATAGATCCTGTGACGATCGTGCCGGGCTTGTCGGTGTACGAAGACCGGACGTGAATCGGAACGTTGTAGCGGCGGGCGTATTCCACGCAGCGGAGCATCAGCACCTTGGCACCGCAGGCCGCCATCTCGAGCATCTCCTCGAAGCTGACGGTGTCCAGGCGGCGCGCGTTCGGCACGATCCGCGGGTCGGCGGTGAAGATGCCGTCGACGTCGGTGTAGATCTCGCAGACGTCGGCCTTCAGGGCAGCGGCCAGTGCGACGGCGGTGGTGTCCGATCCGCCTCGACCCAGGGTCGTGACGTCCTTGGTGTCCTGGCTGACGCCCTGGAATCCAGCCACCAGAACGATCTGACCTTCATCGAGCGCGGACTGCAGCCGGGTCGGGGTGACGTCGATGATCTTCGCGTTGCCGTGGGCACCGGTGGTGACAACGCCGGCCTGCGAGCCGGTGAAGGACCGGGCCTGGGCGCCGAGTGACTCGATAGCCATCGCGACCAGGGCGTTGGAAATCCGCTCACCGGCCGTGAGCAGCATGTCCAACTCGCGGGCGGGCGGTGCCGGGCAGACCTGCTTGGCCAGGTCCAGCAGTTCGTCGGTGGTGTCACCCATCGCCGAGACGACGACGACAACGTCGTTGCCTGCCTTCTTGGTTTCGACGATGCGCTCGGCGACGCGCCGGATCCGGTCGGCGTCGGCCACCGAGGATCCGCCGTACTTCTGCACGACGAGCGCCACTGTCTGCCCTTTCGAAAGTGTGGGATATCGGCTCTAAGGATAAGGGGTCAGAGCACCTGCTTTTTCCGCCCCGATCGGCGGTAACGTCGCGGCAGTGTCCGACCAACCTCACGGCCGTCATGCCCGGACCCGGGTGCCGATCCACCCGCCGATCGCCGACAGGTGGAGTCCGCGGGCCTTCGACCCCGACGCGGTGGTCACCCCGGAGCAGTTGATCGCCCTGCTCGAGGCGGCCCGCTGGGCCGCGACCTGGGGACATCGGCAGCCGGTCCGGTACATCGTCGGGCGCCGCGGCGACGACGCGTTCACCACGCTGGCCGGGCTGTTGCGACGCGGCAATAGCTACGCCCACGCCGCCGGCGCGCTGATCCTGGTGTGCGCGGACGAAGGTGAGGACGAGCGGACGGCGCTGTATTCCGCGGTCGACGCCGGTGCCGCGATCGCGAATCTGTCGGTCGAAGCAGTCGCTGAGGGTCTGATCGTGCATCCGATGGCCGGCTTCGACGTCGACGGTGCGCGCGCGGCGTTCGACCTGCCGGACGGGGTGCGCCCGCTCGCGGTGGTCGCCGTCGGTGCGCTGGGCGACTACGCGCAGGTGACGCCGGAGATCGCCGAACGCGACGGCCGGCCCCGCGAGCGGCTGCCGCTTGAGGAGATCGTGCTCAACTGGTCAGGAGCATGGCCGTCGTTAGGAGCAGGTGCGTCGCAGCTCGCCGAGCTTGGCGACGATCCGGTCGTTGAGTAGCGACATCTCGTAGACCTGCGGCGGCGCCGGTGCGCCGGGGGCGCGGTTCTGCGTCTGGGCGCGCAGCGTCGGCAGCCCGGAGACGAAC from the Mycolicibacterium crocinum genome contains:
- a CDS encoding aspartate kinase, with translation MALVVQKYGGSSVADADRIRRVAERIVETKKAGNDVVVVVSAMGDTTDELLDLAKQVCPAPPARELDMLLTAGERISNALVAMAIESLGAQARSFTGSQAGVVTTGAHGNAKIIDVTPTRLQSALDEGQIVLVAGFQGVSQDTKDVTTLGRGGSDTTAVALAAALKADVCEIYTDVDGIFTADPRIVPNARRLDTVSFEEMLEMAACGAKVLMLRCVEYARRYNVPIHVRSSYTDKPGTIVTGSIEDIPMEDAILTGVAHDRSEAKVTVVGLPDVPGYAAKVFRAVADNDINIDMVLQNISKIEDGKTDITFTCPRDIGPTAVEKLAALQGEIGFTKVLYDDHIGKVSLVGAGMRSHPGVTATFCEALAEAGINIELISTSEIRISVLVKDTELDKAVATLHEAFGLGGEEEAVVYAGTGR
- a CDS encoding nitroreductase family protein, with the protein product MSDQPHGRHARTRVPIHPPIADRWSPRAFDPDAVVTPEQLIALLEAARWAATWGHRQPVRYIVGRRGDDAFTTLAGLLRRGNSYAHAAGALILVCADEGEDERTALYSAVDAGAAIANLSVEAVAEGLIVHPMAGFDVDGARAAFDLPDGVRPLAVVAVGALGDYAQVTPEIAERDGRPRERLPLEEIVLNWSGAWPSLGAGASQLAELGDDPVVE